One window from the genome of Streptomyces cadmiisoli encodes:
- a CDS encoding flavin reductase family protein, with protein MTATPHLDTPRAASPDLLRAVFRRHAAGVVVITAPGDAGPVGFTATSLTSVSAEPPMLSFVIGTGSSSWPAVSRAGHVGVHILGEHQQELAATFARSGADRFGAPTAWREGPQGVPVLDGVLAWLVCRVHARVPAGDHHIVVAEIALGAPSRSGRPLVYHQGRFTALRD; from the coding sequence ATGACGGCAACGCCCCACCTCGACACCCCGCGCGCCGCCTCCCCCGATCTGCTCCGCGCGGTCTTCCGGCGGCACGCGGCCGGGGTCGTGGTGATCACCGCCCCGGGCGACGCGGGTCCGGTCGGCTTCACCGCCACCTCGCTCACCTCGGTCTCCGCCGAGCCGCCGATGCTGTCCTTCGTGATCGGTACGGGTTCGTCCAGCTGGCCCGCGGTCTCGCGGGCCGGCCACGTCGGGGTGCACATACTCGGTGAACACCAGCAGGAGTTGGCCGCCACCTTCGCGCGCAGCGGCGCCGACCGGTTCGGCGCACCCACGGCCTGGCGCGAGGGCCCGCAGGGCGTCCCCGTGCTCGACGGCGTACTGGCCTGGCTGGTGTGCCGGGTGCACGCGCGGGTGCCGGCGGGCGATCATCACATCGTGGTCGCGGAGATCGCCCTGGGCGCCCCGTCGCGTTCGGGCCGCCCGCTCGTCTACCACCAAGGGCGCTTCACGGCTCTGCGGGATTGA
- a CDS encoding DUF4395 domain-containing protein yields the protein MDIDVRGPRFGAAVTTVVLAVALTTGSAWLLAWQTVAFALGTAGGVGRSPYGWVFRRFVRPRIGPPTEFESPEPPRFAQAVGLVFAGVGLVGFTLGPEWLGLAATGLALGAAFLNAAFGFCLGCEMYLLAQRMVVRVK from the coding sequence ATGGACATCGATGTGAGGGGGCCGCGCTTCGGGGCGGCCGTGACGACCGTCGTCCTGGCGGTCGCGCTGACCACCGGGAGCGCCTGGCTGCTCGCCTGGCAGACCGTCGCATTCGCGCTCGGCACCGCGGGCGGCGTGGGCCGTTCGCCGTACGGCTGGGTGTTCCGCAGGTTCGTGCGGCCCCGGATCGGGCCGCCGACGGAGTTCGAGTCGCCCGAACCGCCGCGGTTCGCGCAGGCGGTGGGTCTGGTCTTCGCGGGTGTCGGGCTGGTCGGGTTCACACTGGGCCCCGAATGGCTCGGGCTCGCGGCGACCGGCCTCGCGCTCGGTGCCGCGTTTCTCAATGCTGCATTCGGGTTCTGCCTGGGCTGCGAGATGTACCTGCTCGCCCAGCGAATGGTGGTACGCGTGAAGTAA
- a CDS encoding electron transfer flavoprotein subunit beta/FixA family protein: protein MSLRIVVTVKYVPDATGDRHFADDLTVDRDDVDGLLSELDEYAVEQALRIAEDADDAEVTVLTVGPEDAKDALRKALSMGADKAVHVEDDDLHGTDAIGTSLVLAKAIEKAGYDLVISGMASTDGTMGVVPALVAERLGVPQVTLLSEVAVDGGTVKGRRDGDAASEQLEAQLPAVVSVTDQSGEARYPSFKGIMAAKKKPVESWDLSDLDIEAEEVGLDGAFTKVETVTERPARTAGTIVKDEGEGGKQLAEFLASQKFI, encoded by the coding sequence GTGAGCTTGAGGATCGTTGTCACTGTGAAGTACGTGCCCGACGCCACTGGCGACCGGCACTTCGCCGATGACCTGACCGTCGACCGTGACGACGTCGACGGTCTGCTCTCCGAGCTGGACGAGTACGCGGTCGAGCAGGCGCTGCGGATCGCGGAGGACGCCGACGACGCCGAGGTGACGGTGCTGACGGTGGGTCCGGAGGACGCGAAGGACGCGCTGCGCAAGGCGCTGTCGATGGGCGCGGACAAGGCGGTCCACGTCGAGGACGACGACCTGCACGGCACCGACGCCATCGGCACCTCGCTGGTGCTGGCCAAGGCCATCGAGAAGGCCGGCTACGACCTGGTCATCTCCGGTATGGCCTCCACCGACGGCACCATGGGCGTCGTCCCGGCGCTGGTCGCCGAGCGCCTGGGCGTGCCGCAGGTGACGCTGCTGTCCGAGGTCGCGGTCGACGGCGGCACGGTCAAGGGCCGCCGCGACGGCGACGCCGCCTCCGAGCAGCTCGAGGCGCAGCTCCCGGCCGTCGTCTCCGTCACCGACCAGTCGGGCGAGGCGCGTTACCCGTCCTTCAAGGGCATCATGGCGGCGAAGAAGAAGCCGGTGGAGTCCTGGGACCTGTCGGACCTGGACATCGAGGCCGAGGAGGTCGGTCTCGACGGCGCGTTCACCAAGGTCGAGACCGTCACCGAGCGTCCGGCCCGCACGGCCGGCACCATCGTCAAGGACGAGGGCGAGGGCGGCAAGCAGCTCGCTGAGTTCCTCGCGAGCCAGAAGTTCATCTAA
- a CDS encoding thioredoxin family protein, translating to MTGLVVCLAVLAATSVFGGLHRRRSGRVRVRGRDEGKRLGAAELGAELGERATLVQFSSAFCAPCRATRRVLGEVAGVVPGVTHIEIDAEAHLDLVRALDILKTPTVLVLDADGRVVRRAAGLPRKADVIAALGEAV from the coding sequence CTGACGGGACTCGTGGTGTGTCTGGCGGTGCTCGCGGCGACGAGCGTGTTCGGAGGACTGCACCGCCGGCGAAGTGGGAGAGTGCGGGTGCGCGGACGTGACGAGGGGAAGCGGCTCGGCGCGGCCGAGCTGGGCGCGGAACTCGGCGAGCGTGCCACGCTGGTGCAGTTCTCGAGCGCTTTCTGCGCGCCCTGCCGGGCGACCCGGCGGGTCCTCGGCGAGGTGGCCGGCGTGGTCCCCGGGGTCACGCACATCGAGATCGACGCCGAGGCCCATCTGGACCTCGTGCGCGCACTCGACATCCTCAAGACACCGACCGTGCTGGTGCTGGACGCCGACGGCCGGGTCGTGCGACGGGCCGCCGGGCTGCCGCGCAAGGCCGACGTCATCGCCGCCCTGGGGGAGGCGGTCTGA